The Cygnus olor isolate bCygOlo1 chromosome 24, bCygOlo1.pri.v2, whole genome shotgun sequence sequence CGGAGCCGTGCCTTGCCGTGCCGGGCCGGGAGGCGGTTTCCACCCGGACGCCTTTGTGCCGCGGGACGGCGCCATGGCGGCTGCCGCGGCCTGAGGGGAGCCGGGCGCCCGCCATGTTCTGCCGGGCGTTCCGGGTGCGCTCCAACACCGCCATCAAGGGCTCCGACCGGTGAGTGCCGGGCCGCGGCCGCGCTCCGCTGAGGGGAACGGCTCCACCCGCCTCGGCGGAACCGGGCtcggccccggggcggcggcgcgggcagCGCTGAGGCGAGCGGGGCGTCCCCGGGCGCAGCGGGGAAGGAGCCGGGGCCTGAGGCACGGCTGCTGTCGCCTCGGGGCTGTGGGCGCCGTGAGCTCCCCCCCAGAACGCAGACTGCTTTCCGCATGAAGGCACAGCCGTAATTGGGCTCGCCTAGCTgatctgtctttattttgacTTGTGTCGCGGTGCTGGGCTGACTTGTTGGTATCTGAGATTCACCCCACGCTTCTGTGCAACACCCCACAAACCCCATTTTGTGCCTCTTAAATATCTCTTGGAACTGCCCAAAGAGCGTGTGGGGAGAGGGACTCGTCTACAGCCCCTGCAGTACTGTGCTggagggtggtggtggcaggCCCCATAGCGCAGATGGGTGCTCGGGCATTCGGAGCCATCCCAAAATCACACAGCAGCTGTAAGTAGACGTTAAGGAAGAGTAGGAACAGGGAAAACGTATTTGGCCTTTTCACCCTGTGTTCTCCCAGCATGCAGCTATTTCATGTGTAAACCCAGACACAAATGCCCCAGATTGTCTTCAGGGAAAACGTGGGAATCCTGTGAATAGCCACCAAAGTAGCAACTGTTTGTGTTGGAGTTATTTTAAGAGAGGGTCTAGACAGGTTTGTAACACATTTGTGATTTTATCATTACAGGAGAAAGCTACGAGCTGATGttgcagcagcttttccaaATCTTAGTGCCGAACAATTAACTGAGTTTATTCCAAACAAGGAGGAGCTTAATGTCATCAAAATATACACTCACAAAGGGGAGGCTGTCACGGTTTATATGAACAACAGGAACCCAATACTGTTTGAAGTTGAGAAAGCTCTGTATCCAACAGGTATGGGTAGTGGTCTGGAATAATCCTCCCTCTTCACTTACTGGACACCAACCTTTCCCCAAAAGATTTGCTTGTGTCTAAGTACTTACCTGTCTCCCATCACTATAGTATCTGCATGCTTCCTAATCTTTAATGTGCTTATTCTACCACATTCTGTGTGAaatccagcagcatttctggattctttctgcaaaaggaaaattgagGTGCTGAGAGGATAGAAactagaaaacaaatgttttaagtCATAGGATAGCATTGTAGCACCTTTTCGTCTTTTGTCCGCTGCAAGTTGTTATTCCAACAAGCAAGATGATGTCCACTTTCAGACAGCCATGGAATTAGGCAACAAACTGCTCTGATAttctctggttttatttttcccatacaCAGTAATTCTTCCCTGTCCGAGTAGCAGTTTAGCTCAAAGTGGCCTCCttgatttaaggaaaataattcaaacatTCATCTATATCCTTAAAATAATTCACATAACCTTAAATTAAGTAGCAGTTCCTTTTTCTCCATCGCATCTATTAATTATATTAGGATCGTTCTGACTTTAGATGTCTTGATTATCTGAATAACAGGCGAGTGGTTAATTGTGGTTAGTACAGTACAGCTTAATCTTAAAGATGGCAAGAAGCAACAACTAGAGAAGTTTTTTACTGATGCATCTTTACATTCTGTTTTGGGACAGTGTATGCTTTGTGGGTCTACCCAGatcttctccctgctttttcGACATGGCCTCCCGTGCTACAGAAGCTAGCAGGAGGAGCAGGTAAGAGGACTAGAACTTTGTCACATCGTATTGCAAAAAGGAATTGCCTTTGGGGCTTTTTGGTGTTATCTTTCCCAGTGACAAAAATGTACCTGGAACTATGAAAAACGAAAAAGTATAAAGAATATTTACTCAGAAAGTACTTCATCTTGGTCtcccaaaaaggaaaataaattagcagTAGATAAGTTTGTGAATGAGAAAGTAGGTTAAGCTGTTTAAATGCTGTAATCTGTTCCATATGAGAGTCTGAGGTTTGGAAATTCCTTCTCAGGGTGTAAAGTTGATCAGTGACTTTGAACTGGGACACTGAACTGCCTGGGTAACTGGTCTGGTTTTTATAACACTCCTTGGGCAGCTGACTTCATCTGCTGCCATCCTGCTTCCTGTCGATTCAGAGGTGAGCTCGTGTGGATAAGTTAGTTGACAGTGATTCGGCCTGTAGGTTCCAATATCAAGTAAATTGTGGATTGTGAAGGTGAGGTTGGATTTGAATTCCTGGATTATTGGCTCTATCAGCAACTTATGGATCAAGACTGGCAAGAAAGGACTCATATTTTCTGGAACCTGCTTTGGATGCAGTTCAGAATCATGAGAGTCAGGCCTTTAGAACATgaaatagcaggaaaaatagcaggaaaagaTTGAATTCCAGCCATTGCAGCCTTAATCTGTAAGTGGAAGTGTACagtgtagaaagagaagtctttTCCATTACGCAGTATCTAGAGTAAAAGTACTCAAATCCCTCTGTTCAGTTTGCTCTTGGGGAAATAAAGTGCATGAATGTGTAGCTGTGTTAGACATCTAAGCAAGCCTTGTTGCTGACTTGTGACCtagtttctggagaaaaaaaaaagttaatgggGGAAGAACATTGATGAAAGAGGGATGCAGACGATTCATTTCCCATGGCAACCAGGCTACCTCTGGGTACGATCCAAAGATAAGATAACTGGCCACTGAGACAATGGCCAGTGAAAGCAGGGGACAGAGACAGAGCCATGCCGCGTAAATAGGAGGAGGGGTACGAGACTATCCAGCACTGCAGAtgtggagagagggagagagcagaCTTTAGGGAACAGTCAAGAAGCAAGGCAGTGCTGTTCATGATACCTGTTCCTGAATTCAAAGATCTCACTGCCTGCCCTGGTTATTTACATGGTACATACATGCTACTTACCTTGTCATGTTAAGGTTCTTATAACGATTTCTGTCCTCAGAGATGTGGAGCCTTGGTTGCAATTGCAGAGTTCATTCTAGATTTGCTGGAGGTAGTTGTGACAGTGaatgggaggaaaaatattGGTGGCCTCTTCAGCATACATATTAAAACTAAGATGCTGAGAAAAAAGTGAGATGGCTTCAAACCAAACCATGGAACACAGGTCAGTCCATGAGACTGCGAGGTCTAGATTATTCTAGCTACAAGGAAGGAGAGCGGATGATCTTAACGTAATTCGGTGGTAACATGGTGCTGCTATACATGTTGCATGGAAAACTTGAACTCACATGCCAGTCTGTTCATCCCAGGCACGGAAAGTGGAAAGAAGCACACAGCAAAGCCCACTTGTTTCTGTCCAGATCAGCAAGGAGATGGTTCAGGCTGCTTCCTCATGCTGAGGAGAGTTCACAGCTGAGTGCTAAGCTATTACCAGATCAGGAGGGTCGGGTAAATTGGGAAATTGTAGGCAATTCTCTGTTCTAAGAGGGAGTTGGTGGGATAACCTGCCCTTGGGACAGGGAAGAATAAAGAGGTGGTTCCACACACGTCTTTATTCCTGTCTCTTTCCATATCATTAATAAAGAGCAATGCTGTCTGGCCTGGGAGCTCATACCTTTCTGTTAAAAGCAGTGCCCCTTTGGGGCCTGACAGGCAAGGGGCTGAGCATTTTTAgctcttcttcttttttgggATGTGCACGCCATCATAAATAGGATCCTTTAATCCACAGGGTAGTAGCAGGAAATACTACCTTACtaggaaaaaacagagaatcATGTTTTATCTGGCATGGGCCCAGCTGTTAACAGGCTTGTGTTTTTGCTGAGTAATGGGGAGGGGGTGGGCGGGGAGTGGAGGAGGTCGTGGCTGAATCTTTCATTGAGAAAtggatgctttttttcagaTCTGATGCTGCCAGGAGTAATAGTGCCACCTTCTGGCTTTCCGCAAGTAGAGCGGGGCATGCTCTGTGCTGTCACCCTCTTGGGAAACAGGTACAGAGGACTCCTTACTCATACCTTGGCTTAGAAACTaacactgaaaggaaagctgtttttttacATGGAGACTCTGGGGCTtttgaggaaataaaagcagaattattcTCATGCATTTGATGCACGGTGGACCTAAGGCATGTAAAATTGGGCAGAAGAAAATACCCTGTTAAGTTTCTGGGTTGGGATATGTTTGAGCTTGGGTGAAAAGCTATGTAAAGTGGTTCATTTGGACCTCTTGGGGCCTAACTGGTGGATCTGTTTTGAAACggtaatttttaagaaaatactataTTCTACACAGTTGTCTTTTTGTCTGTCTGGAGACTCAGAGAGAGGGAACAGTGCTAATtctatcatttctttttcccattagCCTCTGTTAGTAGTACTTGTGCTTGTTGAACTTTCTAAAGGGAAGGATGTGTCACTGCCCAACTTTCACTTCAGTATCACAACTGCACATATCCTTGCGATTCTTTGGAAGACCTTACGTACCAGAAAGATTGGACAAAACCCAAAAATGCctagatgctttaaaaaaaaaaaacaggctgtaAAGCGCAAGGACATTGTAAAAGAAACCCAGTATATCACAATGGCACGGTTCTTTGTTGTTCAGGTAGCACAGTGTatttgtgctgccctgctgtaATGTTCCTGTCTTTTCCCAGAGCTCCAGTAGCTGTCACAGTTGCCACTATGTCCACTGCGGAGATGCTGGCTGCTGGAATGAAAGGGAAAGGCTTCGCTGTGTTGCATACTTACATGGATCATCTCTGGTGAGTATATGGCCAggcattttgtaaaatgtttaacAATTCTTAAATGCttactgaaaatcaaaatcagtGTCCCAGTACTCTGAATCTGTCAGGTCAACGTACGTACTGAGTTATTTGGGTACAGTTTAGATAAGACCCCTGTTAAGGCTTTAGCTGTGCTGCATGTTTTGGATGACCACGCTTTTCTGACAGAGGCAGTTGTCTGTCATGAGGTCTATCTACGTGCAGATTGGAAATGTATATATTGTAAGTTATTCACTTGATTCTGTTACTTCAAGTGAGTGCAATTATTATTAGAAATGAAACTAGATCATCCCCATTACTCTAATTTTAGAATATCTTCCTGTTCTATAAAACTTTGAAtcatttttgcattaaaaaggtCAACTATGCCAATCTCAACCGAATAAATGAGTTGCTCTGCATTTGGATTCAACTAATtgcttacttttaaataaagattcaTGGGGGAACAGAGAGCTTTTGGAGGAaggtgaattaaaaataaatcttataaTTTGAGATCCATGCAACTCACCATGTTTTTTAATCAGGGgaacttcttaaaatattattattgcCCTTTGGGTTTCAAAGCATTAAACAGAAAGCCATgttatgctttttcttccttttatagGGAATATGGTGACAAATCTTATCCTCCTACCTTAGCTCCCTTGGTAACAGATCCTGCTGAAAAGGAGAGTGCTAATGGTGAGGaagagatggaggaaaaagagcCTGTTGGCAGCTTCCCCACTGAACCACTACAGCATGGGGACATCGGTGATTTGAGCCTGAAGGAGCAAGACAGTTGTGCCATACTGATGGGAAAGGAGGAACACAATGAGAataaagctgcagaaacagctgaagaTGACAATACAGAGGTTCAGCAGGAAGCAGAGGACAGCAGGACACCCCAAGGTACTTTTGTGTACAAGTGGAACCGAACTATGCACCTTTTGTTTGCTGAAGCTGGTACCCATGATCTAGGCTACTCTGCATTCTAGAGAGCTCTCTGTGAGAACAGGGGTAGAGACGGTTCTGTGTGACCTGAAAAAGAGTCTGAAAGAACTGAATAGTATGTTCAGAAAGAGAGACTGCTCACTGCAcacttgttcttttcttccttgcagagCAAATGGATGCATTGTTTAGCCAGTgcttttttcatgctttaaaatgcaaagtaaagaAGTCAGATCTCCCTCTGCTCACCAGCACGTTTCTACGCAGCCATATGTTCCCATGCTGGTACGTGGTAAGAAGAGTGTCTTTGGATTTGCAAGAAGGTGTGGGTTATTTAGGATGAAATTTTTGACTCAAAAGTAAAATTCAGTCCTTACCTAAGGTTATCCAAGGTTATGCTTGCTTCTTACATCAAATACTTTGATGTAATGATTGTCCAGACCAGGACGTGCACTTGTGATAGCTAACATGAGTTGACTGACAGTTGTTCTAAGATTTCTTAGTCGCTTAAATGGCTGTTTGCTTCCCTCCGGGAACATCAGTACTAGTTTAACTCATTGTGTTCTATCTGTTAGCTTGTTTGAAGTAATTCTTTCTGTgtgattaatatttttgctgttaagAGACTTTTAGCATAAATAGCAAGATTGATGAAGAAATCATGACATATATctaaagaactttaaaaaaaatcaatttatagCCCCGCTGGACAACAATTGGATATAAAGAAATCAAGCTATAAGAAGGtgagatttttctgtattttttcttgttaattgAAGTAATaagtggaaggaaagaaaaatattgagttTAAAATTGTTGAAGCGTTAAtaaaacagacagacaaaaagccTAGTAACTGTTCTTAAAAGCCAAGTTTTTTCCTCACATCTCTGCTCCCGCAGGATCAAGCGAGGAAAGTCATTGCCCAGAAAACATGAGCATTGATCTGCTTTAAATGTATCTAATGCTCTCTGGTACTTTATGCTATGATAGCTATTAAAGGGTTCTACTCTTGTTTCACAGTGCAATTCCTTGCAAGAAGAGATTGTTCCTTTTCAAAAGTTATCAGTGAacaaagatgaagagaaaggagatgaTACTATGCCTCTTGTTTAGATGACAAAAACAGAATGTATTGCCAAAGATGTCACAGTAATCCATGTGACACGTACTGTTATTTGGCTAAGAAGGTCACAGTGCAAACAGGTGGCAGACCTACAAAAGGAACAGTTGCTTACTCTGTTTTAGAACACGATAGAGGCACTCACTGCTCCTTAGCAATTGCTGTGTTTATAGAAGAAAAGGGATGcaatgtttctttgttgttgttgttgttttttttttttttaaccttccaAGAAGGTTTTCTGATTTAGAAAGTAATTCTGGGGCAGTCAGAAACACaaacaggaatttaaaatgcttaacTCCACATTTCTGattgtttcttccttcagttttctaaaTTCCTACAATGTATGCAGCACCAGAAGATCTTACAAGTGAAGGAGCTGAGCAAAGGTGTGGAAAGCATTGTGGAGGTGGACTGGAAGCATCCAGAGTATGTAGAACATTGTAGTCTTTAAGAGGCGGTAGGCTTTGAAAGGAGGGAGTGGAATCAGCTCTTGCCAGCTGTTACCTATACCCTGCTTGCATTCCTGTGACAGCCTTCATTTCCTAATCTTAGTATACTATGGAGAGGTTTTATATCCTGCTTCCACACACCAGTCCTTACATTTTCTATGCTTGTAAAGTTCTGCAAAGTTACATTCTTCCCTTTTTACTCAGTGGCTTTGAGTCTAATGACAGTATCATGACTTCAGCCTTCCCTTTCTTACTTGTTCATTCATCCAGAGAACTTTAAATCAGAAGGGATTACTAGATAACCCAAGAGTTGTATATCGCTCTTCACCCTTGTACTTAAATATTCCAGAGCAAcatgtttgaaaatgttaaagagGCTTCAATTCATTGCAATTTGTTGCACCATTATAATGACAAATTTCTGGCTTCTAGTCTGGGTGCTGTTAAAGATGTTATCGTTCCAAGCCTCTTAGCAGTCACTAAACAGCACATTCATTTGACAGTGAGTCTTGATAGTTTGTGGgggtttctttgttgttgtggGAAGGGAACAAAGTTTTATATCGATGAGGCAGTTTATTTAGCATTAACTTTAATGGTATAATTGTTTTATACCTTTCCCAATTAAGCAGGTCTCCCCTCTATCCCGTCAGTGTGCTGGGACAACTTTTTGTTCAGCTTCGAAGTGAATTTACCTATCTAAAAAATAACTCCAATGAAAAGATTAAACTACTGTTGAATAAATGGCCCTGAAATTACAGCCTTAAAGTGTCATACAGGATAAAATCAACCACTTTGCAAAATTGGCAGGCAAAGTTataatcttaaaagaaaaaaaaaaagctttgttttccattacaCATTGATTTGCACAAATACTCTTATCCTTTTGGTTGCTTATTACCCAGTTCCTCTGTCAGTGTTCCCATTATCTAAGGCTTAATAGTTACCTCATATCAAGAGCATCCTACTCATTCCTTTTGCGTATCAGTGCATTAGCATGCTCTCAGAATTTCCCAGTGGGCCGTAGGTCTTCTGTTATATAACATCTCCTTGGCAACTAATGGGGTGGAGAATATTTTGGAAGATACAAACATAtattctcttctgcatttggAAGGAGGCAGAATTACTGTGCCTTTTTGCATTAAGTTTTCTCTCATACTTGGGCTTAGGAGACAGGCATAGTTAAACTCAGTTTGTCAAGTTCTCTTACCTGCAAGCACGGAATCTGAAGTTCTGGACAATGAACTTAGAGTCTAGCTCCTGAACCTATACGTTTCTTACTCCTCTCTTCCAGAGTCTTTTATCAATAACCTCTAAAGAATCATTTGCTAGAGTATATTGCACCAATAACCACTAAAGAATCATGtgctaaattttaatttcttggggaaacagaaattaaaaatttaagtcCCTTGCACTCCTaccaaattttttattttattttattttttatttttttaactttccagCATTAAAGCATTTACAGTACCTGAAGGATTTtcttcagcctctgctgcccAAGACTGCAAGAGCGAAGACAAAGAACAAGTGTACCATGCTCCTGAAATCATACCACTTTATGGGGTCTCAACAAAAATGGTCCCACTCTTTCAGGAATCTGGACACAAGTAAGCACTCAAAAAGTACAACAGAATCATTGTTAGGTGAAGACAGAGGCTAAAAACCTGTGCTGCCAACATTTTGTTAGCTATCATGGGGAGTGGGCTGTGATGCTGTCAGGAAAGGTGATGGGAATCAAAATataatctttcttccttttgtgaAGCAATGAAAAGAGATTGTGACAAGTGCGTTCAGCAAATGCATCACTTCTCTTACAGCTAAGGAGGTGATAATTTAAGTGTGGAAATTGCTACATTTTACTTACTTGGATTGTCCTAATTTGCCATTGGATAAGGCGTGTTCTGTCCACCCACAGTATAGTTTACTGAAAAGAGGACACCCAGATGATATAAAGAAATCATTTGCCTCCTTGTACCCTAATCTTGCCTGTTTTGATGCGCTTTAGATATTTTTAGGGGCACCACTAGGGTCATCTTCCTAAACGAGGCTCCCAGCACCAAGGGTTTTAGAGCCTCCATAATTACTGCTGTGAGCCTTTTATCTGGCATACAGGAGCTGAGGTGTAAGAAGAAAATCACTGCCTAGCAGAAAACAGTTCAGTATTGAGATTTTGCTACCAAATGTAGTCAGGgtaattgctgttttctgtcaaCGCAGTAGTTCTACTCAACACATAACTACTTGAAGTAATAGTTTCCTTTCTATTTAGAAAAGGCAGCATCCTCTCAAGCAGTGAGGTGAGAAACATTATCATTAACTATGTGAAGACTAACGAGTTGGTTgatgaagcaaacaaaaagtaagTATACGTGAAAGTTGTCCTACCATGCTTCCACAGGAGACGCTGAAGGTAGAACAAAAAGAGAGCGTGTTTGCACCTAatgcctgttttttcttttgtagcttTGTAAAGGTGAATGCCATCCTGTGTGACTGCCTGTTAGATAAATCAGAACAAGATGAAATCTCAAACCTTAAATGGGATGACCTCCTGAGCAGGTGACTGATTTCCCGATGCACTGTTTCAGTATTACACAGATTTATTGAGTGCAACTCATAGCCAGACATTATTGGAGCTACGTAAAGTTGTAACTGCCTCCTGGTAGTACAGAAAAACATCCAGAGACCTTCACTTGAAGAGTGTCTCATTCTCCACCATTTAACAACCACCTGGCATATActaatgttgtttttttgtttttatttacatgctAACCATTTATCAGGGAAAGTCTTCTAAACAAACACTGCTTGGTTCTGCATGTAATCTGTATATACATGTCTAGGAAGCCATTGCTTGCATCAGATAACTGAACATCCCCTTTTTAGGCAATGGCAGTCATCTTGCTCTTTTATGTTCAAGGCCTTTCTTGGCTGTGCAGTTGTAGACTGGGCGAGGTAACTGAGATTCACAGAAAGTTGTCAAGGATCatggttttcctttcagtataGTTTGACcggaagcagcagcacaactTTTGCATTTATAACGTAAGCCCACCGTTTAGATCCAGGAGGCTCAGCTATCTGACAAAAGACCATTGTTTCCATGCACTGAAAAACTTCGCCCGAATGTCCCCAATGTCTTACTTGCCTTGATCTTCTTTATCACTATCACGCAATCCCTCTGAGCATCTCCAGCagcttcctttatttctgaagcCATGTTTGCTGATGGAACACTAGCAGAGCTTATGGtgaattttaactttattttaaggTGCTTCACCGGTCTGTGAGCGATACAGCTGAACACtagtttaaagataaaaattaaaggcTTTACTCTGCAACAGTTCATGACAGTTTACCAGTAATGAGCTAAGCTAGAATCTTTGTGAATCAGTAAtctagctttctttttaattagtcCCTTTCTTTATATAATGTCTAGGATGCAAGTCTTGCATGAGATCATCATGCAGTATCCTCTTAAGATACAAATTCTTCTCACACAGAATTTTGGCTTTCATGTAGTCTCAAAAACCTGTGAGAGGCTGCAGTGGAAAAAGCAGTTATTCTTGGTGTACTGTATAGACTAATTGGATGTTTAAACTTTGTTCAGGTGCCTTGAACGCCTGCAGCCCTTACACCAGGTGACATTTTTTGGACAAGAACCTATtgtgaggaaaggaaagattgAGCCCATTGACATAACCATAGCACAGAGATCATCAAACaagaaggtaaaaagaaaaataaggagatGGGTTTTCAGCAGAAGCCTGAATTCTGAGAGCAGCTTTGGCAGCTCATTTTTCTGGGATGAGTGGGACATGATTTGCTAATACCCACAGCACTGATATTTGCAATAATTACTCAAATCTGCAGGTGACAATTATCAAGAACCTTGAGCTGTATGGTCTGGACCCACAGTCAGTAGCCAACATTCTGCAACAAAAAGTACAGGCCAGTGCCACTATCACCCCCGTGCCTGGAACAAAAGACAGAGTTCAGGTCCAGATCCAAGGCAACCAAATCCATCATCTGGCCAAGATGCTGCTAGGTAAGTCTGTCTTGGAACTGGACTGGTTATAGCAAGATACAGATTTTAATTCATGAGCTCTGAGTATTTACCTGAAGTGAACTCTTCCTTATGTTGCAGAAGAATACCAGCTACCTCGGAAGTATATCCAAGGCCTTGAGAAGGCTCCAAAGCTTGGCCGGaaaaagtaggagaaaaaaTCTACTGTAAGAATTATTCAGCTGTCATTATTTATAGAAGACTTCTGCCAACAGATCAAGGGTATGTACAGGCCCTATTCATTTAAAGAGGAGTCCTGGATTTTTACAAGGTCTAGGACTCTCCCAAATAATAATATTCATTATATCTGctcatttttcataaaaataataaaataataaaaaaaatacacgaGTTATCCTTTCCCATATATTTTCTAGAAGCTTGTAGGGGTGCACCATTTTTCTGGTTAGTCCAACATTCTTGCTTTGCATCTTTTAACAAAAAGCACAGTAATAGAACTTCAGTCAAAATACTAGCAAAGTATGTTCCAACACAGCACCTTGGAATGTTCCAGGACAGTGTGCCACAGGCTGTCTATATTGGATGTAAAAGCtatttgtttttagattttatCCTTTAAAACACTTCCAGGTATTAACACCAGGCATTTCAGCATGGAGAATGAACTCTATTTGCTGGATTTTTAtggtttatattattttcacatgtaaatacatttttatgtatgaCATTAACAGTAGTTTATCACAGGTAATAGTTCTCTCAAAGCCAACTAAAATACTAAGACAATTAATAGAACACTTTGGTTTCACAGGAATAGATGTTCCGTACTGCTTTAGCTGAAGCTTAGACTTTAAACACTTTACAGTAGGATTAAGACATTTAAATTCACTTCTAGGAAGGAGTCCTGTATTTTCCCTTTAGACTTAGTAAAGGAAGTACCATAGGAAGGCGCCAGAAAAATAAGTTagagattactttttttaattattgacAGTTTTATTGTCATTGTCTTTTACACCATCTGCATATGAATAAGTAGTTTCAGAACCTTCAAAAAAGCTGGAAGTgggacattttttaaaaatgccataGAATTACTAGggagtaataaaaataaattacagcattgcaaaaaatgcatttcactttGCCATAGAAGCTTTACTATTCCATTCTATACAcattattttacatgttttacaatagacatgaaaaataaattcacatgaACTAGGCAACACAATATACTAACCAAAGGCACTGCCAACAGTATTTTGCGTTTTAAGGAAGGGGCCCGATATGCCTGTCCTAGACACAGCTCAACTGACTGTTGACTTTGAGTTTCAGTACCTACCATTTCAAATGCCccatatctttaaaaaacaaaagaaacagcccTCCCCTTTGCAGGAGGTTTTCAGCAGCATTCACGGTAATTGCATAAGAAGCCATGCCTTCTACAAAATTTCAAAGACATGCTGGGTTCCAGGAATGGAAAGGGAGATAGTCACCAAAACTCTAatagaaaacaacagcaacaagaaagaaaaaaaaaggaaaaaggtctTTGCAACTTTTAGCCAGAAAGATAAGGGAGTTAAAAACAAGCATCTGGATCTTGCTTCTCAGAACCAATGGCGGTTTCTGCAGTGTTCTTGCTCTTGACTGAACAGAAGTATTTATACAGTGCTTTTAAGACTCAACGCACTagataaatgttatttaaatacttcaCAAGTACATAGCAAAGTAGTAAGTAGTCTTATAAACGGGCAGACAGCCCTAGAGCTGGAAAAGTGCTGCTCTATTTGGGCTGCTGCCATATTGTTAAAGGTCATCTGGGTAGAGAATACAGTACAGCTGGGAGGCCCTTCCTGCACTGCATGCCAGAGGCTGGAGCCCTGTTTGCAAACCCTTTTACACTACTGACTAAGATATAATCTGGAACTAAGCTTGCACAAAGTGGCATTTATACAAACTGAGAGGCTTTACGTGATGCAGTTATGCTCTCTTACCATTTATAAACAAACATACTCAAGTataaacctggaaaaaaaaaagccaaacagtcacctttcagaaagaaacacaacCGTTCCTCTTCTCCCTATGGACAAAAGCAGCCTCATTACAACAGTACTTCAGGTAACTGGGGGGAGCACTGACAAGGCGTCTTGACAAAAGCCCCTTCCAAATCTTCCTTAGCCCAAATG is a genomic window containing:
- the EIF2D gene encoding eukaryotic translation initiation factor 2D isoform X1 codes for the protein MFCRAFRVRSNTAIKGSDRRKLRADVAAAFPNLSAEQLTEFIPNKEELNVIKIYTHKGEAVTVYMNNRNPILFEVEKALYPTVYALWVYPDLLPAFSTWPPVLQKLAGGADLMLPGVIVPPSGFPQVERGMLCAVTLLGNRAPVAVTVATMSTAEMLAAGMKGKGFAVLHTYMDHLWEYGDKSYPPTLAPLVTDPAEKESANGEEEMEEKEPVGSFPTEPLQHGDIGDLSLKEQDSCAILMGKEEHNENKAAETAEDDNTEVQQEAEDSRTPQEQMDALFSQCFFHALKCKVKKSDLPLLTSTFLRSHMFPCCPAGQQLDIKKSSYKKFSKFLQCMQHQKILQVKELSKGVESIVEVDWKHPDIKAFTVPEGFSSASAAQDCKSEDKEQVYHAPEIIPLYGVSTKMVPLFQESGHKKGSILSSSEVRNIIINYVKTNELVDEANKNFVKVNAILCDCLLDKSEQDEISNLKWDDLLSRCLERLQPLHQVTFFGQEPIVRKGKIEPIDITIAQRSSNKKVTIIKNLELYGLDPQSVANILQQKVQASATITPVPGTKDRVQVQIQGNQIHHLAKMLLEEYQLPRKYIQGLEKAPKLGRKK
- the EIF2D gene encoding eukaryotic translation initiation factor 2D isoform X2, with the protein product MLPGVIVPPSGFPQVERGMLCAVTLLGNRAPVAVTVATMSTAEMLAAGMKGKGFAVLHTYMDHLWEYGDKSYPPTLAPLVTDPAEKESANGEEEMEEKEPVGSFPTEPLQHGDIGDLSLKEQDSCAILMGKEEHNENKAAETAEDDNTEVQQEAEDSRTPQEQMDALFSQCFFHALKCKVKKSDLPLLTSTFLRSHMFPCCPAGQQLDIKKSSYKKFSKFLQCMQHQKILQVKELSKGVESIVEVDWKHPDIKAFTVPEGFSSASAAQDCKSEDKEQVYHAPEIIPLYGVSTKMVPLFQESGHKKGSILSSSEVRNIIINYVKTNELVDEANKNFVKVNAILCDCLLDKSEQDEISNLKWDDLLSRCLERLQPLHQVTFFGQEPIVRKGKIEPIDITIAQRSSNKKVTIIKNLELYGLDPQSVANILQQKVQASATITPVPGTKDRVQVQIQGNQIHHLAKMLLEEYQLPRKYIQGLEKAPKLGRKK